In Streptomyces sp. NBC_00414, a single window of DNA contains:
- the tilS gene encoding tRNA lysidine(34) synthetase TilS: MGPHPAVAAIRLAVRRVLHDVLTDHAPSLDPDRVPDTPSRAPLVLVACSGGADSMALASALAFEAPKLGIRAGGVTVDHGLQSGSDLRADEVVLRLTELGLAPAESIAVTVGREGGPEAAARDARYAALDDAADRHEAAAVLLGHTRDDQAETVLLGLARGSGTRSLSGMAAVSGGPGADRRYRRPFLHLDRQTARKACMVQSLPVWDDPHNADPAYTRSRLRHEGLPALEKALGKGVVEALARTAQLSRDDADALDAWAGSAEASVRDAAGLLECAKLYALPPAVRRRILRRAAIEAGAPAGSLFARHIEEIDRLITGWRGQGAINLPGKVVAQRQGGRLVIRQG; the protein is encoded by the coding sequence CGCTCGACCCCGATCGCGTCCCCGACACGCCCTCGCGTGCGCCGCTCGTGCTTGTCGCGTGCTCCGGCGGCGCCGACTCCATGGCGCTCGCCTCCGCCCTCGCGTTCGAGGCGCCCAAGCTCGGCATCCGCGCCGGCGGCGTCACCGTGGACCACGGTCTGCAGTCCGGGTCCGATCTGCGCGCCGACGAGGTGGTCCTGCGGCTCACCGAGCTCGGACTGGCCCCCGCGGAGTCGATCGCGGTCACCGTCGGCCGGGAGGGCGGCCCCGAGGCCGCCGCCCGCGACGCGCGGTACGCCGCTCTGGACGACGCGGCCGATCGTCACGAGGCCGCCGCGGTCCTGCTCGGCCACACGCGCGACGACCAGGCCGAAACCGTCCTGCTCGGCCTCGCGCGCGGCTCCGGGACCCGCTCCCTGTCCGGCATGGCCGCCGTCTCCGGAGGACCGGGCGCCGACCGCCGCTACCGCCGTCCCTTCCTGCACCTGGACCGGCAGACGGCCCGCAAGGCCTGCATGGTCCAGTCGCTGCCCGTCTGGGACGACCCCCACAACGCCGATCCGGCGTACACCCGCTCCCGGCTGCGCCACGAGGGTCTGCCCGCGCTGGAGAAGGCGCTCGGCAAGGGCGTCGTCGAAGCGCTCGCCCGGACGGCCCAGCTGTCCCGTGACGACGCCGACGCACTCGACGCGTGGGCCGGCAGCGCAGAGGCCTCCGTGCGCGACGCGGCGGGCCTCCTGGAGTGCGCCAAGCTGTACGCCCTGCCGCCCGCCGTGCGCCGCCGCATCCTGCGCCGCGCCGCCATCGAGGCCGGGGCACCCGCCGGTTCGCTGTTCGCCCGGCACATCGAGGAGATCGACCGGCTGATCACCGGCTGGCGCGGCCAGGGAGCCATCAACCTCCCGGGCAAGGTCGTCGCCCAGCGGCAGGGTGGCAGACTGGTGATTCGGCAAGGCTGA
- the hpt gene encoding hypoxanthine phosphoribosyltransferase: protein MRVDAKDLGTDLQSVLITKEEIDAKLVELAAKIDAEYAGKDLLIVGVLKGAVMVMADLARALSTPVTMDWMAVSSYGAGTQSSGVVRILKDLDTDIKGKHVLIVEDIIDSGLTLSWLISNLGSREPASLKVCTLLRKPEAAKVAIDVEWVGFDIPNEFVIGYGLDYAEKYRNLPFVGTLAPHVYGG from the coding sequence ATGCGGGTGGACGCGAAAGACCTGGGCACCGACCTCCAGTCGGTGCTCATCACCAAGGAAGAGATCGACGCGAAGCTGGTCGAGCTGGCCGCGAAGATCGACGCGGAGTACGCGGGCAAGGACCTGCTGATCGTCGGTGTCCTCAAGGGCGCCGTCATGGTCATGGCGGACCTGGCCCGGGCCCTGTCCACCCCCGTCACCATGGACTGGATGGCCGTCTCCTCGTACGGCGCGGGCACCCAGTCCTCCGGAGTGGTGCGGATCCTCAAGGACCTCGACACCGACATCAAGGGCAAGCACGTCCTGATCGTCGAGGACATCATCGACTCAGGCCTGACGCTGTCCTGGCTGATCTCCAACCTCGGCTCCCGCGAGCCCGCGTCCCTCAAGGTGTGCACGCTGCTGCGCAAGCCCGAGGCCGCGAAGGTCGCGATCGACGTGGAGTGGGTCGGCTTCGACATCCCGAACGAATTCGTCATCGGGTACGGCCTCGACTACGCCGAGAAGTACCGGAACCTCCCGTTCGTCGGTACGCTCGCGCCCCATGTCTACGGTGGCTGA
- the ftsH gene encoding ATP-dependent zinc metalloprotease FtsH, whose product MDVKRYFRGPVMWIVLAVLAVVVLMQVVGSSGGYKTVDTGQVVQAISDNKVKQAKITTGDEQVIKAELKDGEKIEGSSKIQASYIGDQGVNLATTLQDKYQNKQIPDGYTVSPTKQNAFVGILLSLLPFVLIVVVFLFLMNQMQGGGSRVMQFGKSKAKLITKDTPKTTFADVAGSDEAVEELHEIKEFLQEPAKFQAVGAKIPKGVLLYGPPGTGKTLLARAVAGEAGVPFYSISGSDFVEMFVGVGASRVRDLFEQAKANAPAIVFVDEIDAVGRHRGAGLGGGHDEREQTLNQLLVEMDGFDVKGGVILIAATNRPDILDPALLRPGRFDRQIAVDRPDMLGRLEILKVHQKGKPVAPDVDLSAVARRTPGFTGADLSNVLNEAALLTARSNLKLIDNHMLDEAIDRVVAGPQKRTRIMSDKEKKITAYHEGGHALVAAASPNSDPVHKITILSRGRALGYTMVLPDEDKYSTTRNEMLDQLAYMLGGRAAEELVFHDPTTGAANDIEKATATARAMVTQYGMTERLGAIKFGGDNTEPFLGREMSHPRDYSEEVAALVDEEVKKLIENAHNEAWEILVENRDVLDALVLQLLEKETLSKEQIAEVFTPLIKRPARPAWTGSSRRTPSTRPPVLSPRELSLTNGTNGSSPAITSKANASAEALPVTETAPEDRTES is encoded by the coding sequence ATGGACGTGAAGCGATACTTCCGTGGGCCGGTCATGTGGATCGTGCTGGCCGTCCTTGCCGTGGTCGTGTTGATGCAGGTCGTCGGCTCGTCCGGCGGCTACAAGACGGTGGACACCGGCCAGGTCGTCCAGGCGATCAGTGACAACAAGGTCAAACAAGCCAAGATCACTACCGGCGACGAGCAGGTCATCAAGGCCGAGCTCAAGGACGGCGAAAAGATCGAGGGCAGCTCGAAGATCCAGGCGAGCTACATCGGCGACCAGGGTGTGAACCTGGCCACGACCCTCCAGGACAAGTACCAGAACAAGCAGATTCCGGACGGCTACACGGTCTCGCCGACCAAGCAGAACGCTTTCGTCGGCATCCTGCTGTCCCTGCTTCCCTTCGTCCTCATCGTCGTCGTCTTCCTGTTCCTGATGAATCAGATGCAGGGCGGCGGCTCCCGGGTCATGCAGTTCGGGAAGTCCAAGGCGAAGCTCATCACCAAGGACACCCCGAAGACGACGTTCGCCGATGTGGCGGGCTCGGACGAGGCGGTCGAGGAACTCCACGAGATCAAGGAGTTCCTCCAGGAGCCGGCGAAGTTCCAGGCCGTCGGCGCCAAGATCCCCAAGGGTGTCCTGCTGTACGGGCCTCCCGGTACGGGCAAGACGCTGCTCGCACGTGCTGTCGCGGGCGAGGCCGGCGTTCCCTTCTACTCGATCTCCGGGTCCGACTTCGTCGAGATGTTCGTCGGTGTCGGTGCCTCGCGAGTCCGTGACCTGTTCGAGCAGGCCAAGGCGAACGCCCCGGCGATCGTCTTCGTGGACGAGATCGACGCGGTCGGCCGCCATCGCGGCGCCGGCCTCGGCGGCGGTCACGACGAGCGCGAGCAGACGCTGAACCAACTGCTCGTCGAGATGGACGGCTTCGACGTGAAGGGCGGCGTGATCCTCATCGCCGCCACGAACCGCCCGGACATCCTCGACCCGGCCCTCCTGCGCCCCGGCCGCTTCGACCGCCAGATCGCGGTCGACCGCCCGGACATGCTGGGCCGTCTGGAGATCCTCAAGGTCCACCAGAAGGGCAAGCCGGTCGCGCCGGACGTCGACCTGTCGGCCGTCGCGCGTCGCACGCCGGGATTCACGGGTGCGGACCTGTCGAACGTGCTGAACGAGGCCGCGCTGCTCACCGCGCGCAGCAATCTGAAGCTGATCGACAACCACATGCTGGACGAGGCGATCGACCGTGTGGTCGCGGGCCCGCAGAAGCGGACCCGGATCATGTCGGACAAGGAGAAGAAGATCACCGCGTACCACGAGGGCGGACACGCCCTGGTCGCGGCGGCCTCACCGAACTCCGACCCGGTGCACAAGATCACGATCCTCTCCAGGGGCCGTGCTCTCGGCTACACGATGGTCCTGCCGGACGAGGACAAGTACTCCACGACCCGCAACGAGATGCTCGACCAGCTGGCATACATGCTGGGCGGGCGCGCGGCCGAGGAGCTCGTCTTCCACGACCCGACCACGGGCGCCGCGAACGACATCGAGAAGGCCACGGCGACGGCCCGCGCGATGGTCACGCAGTACGGCATGACCGAGCGCCTCGGCGCCATCAAGTTCGGCGGCGACAACACCGAGCCCTTCCTGGGCCGGGAGATGTCGCACCCGCGCGACTACTCGGAAGAGGTCGCCGCGCTCGTCGACGAAGAGGTCAAGAAGCTCATCGAGAACGCGCACAACGAGGCCTGGGAGATCCTGGTCGAGAACCGCGACGTCCTCGATGCGCTGGTGCTGCAGCTGCTGGAGAAGGAGACGCTGAGCAAGGAGCAGATCGCCGAGGTCTTCACTCCCCTCATCAAGCGTCCGGCCCGCCCCGCGTGGACCGGCTCCTCCCGCCGCACGCCGTCCACCCGCCCGCCGGTGCTCTCCCCCAGGGAGCTGTCACTGACGAACGGGACGAACGGTTCCAGCCCCGCGATCACCTCGAAGGCCAACGCATCCGCTGAGGCCCTCCCGGTGACCGAGACGGCCCCCGAGGACCGCACCGAGAGCTGA
- the folE gene encoding GTP cyclohydrolase I FolE: MTDPVRLDGEGVIGDFDEKRAENAVRELLIAVGEDPDREGLRETPGRVARAYQEIFAGLRQRAEDVLTTTFDLGHDEMVLVKDIEVFSTCEHHLVPFRGVAHVGYIPSTTGKITGLSKLARLVDVYARRPQVQERLTTQIAESLMEILEPRGVIVVVECEHMCMSMRGIRKPGAKTITSAVRGQLRDAATRAEAMSLIMAR, translated from the coding sequence ATGACCGACCCCGTGAGGCTGGACGGCGAGGGCGTGATCGGCGATTTCGACGAGAAGCGCGCCGAGAACGCCGTACGAGAACTGCTGATCGCGGTCGGCGAGGATCCGGACCGGGAAGGGCTGCGGGAGACGCCGGGGCGGGTGGCCCGGGCGTACCAGGAGATCTTCGCGGGGCTGCGGCAGCGGGCGGAGGACGTCCTGACGACGACGTTCGACCTGGGTCACGACGAGATGGTCCTGGTGAAGGACATCGAGGTGTTCTCGACCTGTGAGCACCATCTGGTGCCGTTCCGGGGTGTGGCGCACGTGGGCTACATCCCGAGCACGACCGGGAAGATCACGGGGCTGTCGAAGCTGGCCCGGCTCGTGGACGTCTACGCACGCCGGCCGCAGGTGCAGGAACGGCTCACCACGCAGATCGCCGAGTCGCTGATGGAGATCCTGGAGCCGCGTGGGGTGATAGTGGTGGTGGAGTGCGAGCACATGTGCATGTCCATGCGGGGGATTCGTAAGCCGGGGGCCAAGACCATAACCTCGGCCGTTCGGGGGCAGTTGCGGGATGCGGCCACTCGGGCCGAGGCGATGAGTCTCATCATGGCGAGGTAG
- a CDS encoding DUF3180 domain-containing protein, which produces MKELRIRTLAAVFLVAGVLSWAGARLWNSVGTLPRVPLAAPVVLALIAVVLLATALSLRSRLKAQRERRPDAKRVDPMMAARAVVFGQASALVAALVAGMYGGTGAFLLESLDIPARRDQAIYAGFSVLAGLAVIAAAFFLERVCKLPEDDDTNGTTAPA; this is translated from the coding sequence GTGAAAGAGCTGCGCATCAGGACGCTGGCCGCGGTGTTCCTCGTCGCCGGGGTGCTGTCCTGGGCAGGAGCCCGCCTGTGGAACTCGGTGGGCACGCTGCCCCGGGTCCCCCTGGCCGCCCCCGTCGTCCTGGCGCTGATCGCCGTGGTCCTGCTGGCCACGGCGCTCTCCCTGCGGTCCCGGCTGAAGGCCCAGCGCGAGCGCCGGCCCGACGCCAAGCGGGTCGACCCCATGATGGCCGCCCGCGCGGTCGTCTTCGGCCAGGCCAGCGCGCTGGTGGCGGCCCTGGTCGCCGGGATGTACGGCGGCACGGGCGCGTTCCTCCTGGAGTCCCTGGACATCCCCGCCCGCCGGGACCAGGCCATCTACGCCGGCTTCTCGGTCCTGGCAGGCCTCGCCGTCATAGCGGCCGCCTTCTTCCTGGAACGAGTCTGCAAACTCCCGGAAGACGACGACACAAACGGCACCACAGCCCCGGCCTGA
- the folK gene encoding 2-amino-4-hydroxy-6-hydroxymethyldihydropteridine diphosphokinase, translating into MTAFTEGQSDPTVQPVPASVVERVDAADTTLQNPRRAVVSLGSNLGNRLETLQGAIDALEDTPGVRVKAVSPVYETEPWGVAPDSQPSYFNAVIVLKTTLPPSSLLERAHAVEEAFHRVRDERWGPRTIDVDIVAYADMVSDDPTLTLPHPRAHERAFVLAPWNDVEPEAQLPGHGPVAQLLAAVPRDGVAPRADLELQLPE; encoded by the coding sequence ATGACAGCGTTCACCGAGGGTCAGAGCGACCCGACCGTACAGCCGGTGCCCGCCTCCGTGGTGGAGCGGGTGGACGCCGCCGACACGACCCTGCAGAACCCGAGGCGCGCCGTGGTCTCGCTCGGTTCGAACCTCGGCAACCGCCTGGAGACCCTCCAGGGCGCCATCGACGCGCTGGAGGACACCCCCGGCGTCCGGGTCAAAGCGGTCTCCCCGGTGTACGAGACGGAGCCGTGGGGTGTGGCGCCGGACAGTCAGCCGTCGTACTTCAACGCGGTGATCGTCCTGAAGACGACGCTCCCGCCGTCCTCGCTCCTGGAGCGGGCCCACGCTGTGGAGGAGGCCTTCCACCGGGTCCGGGACGAGCGCTGGGGCCCCCGCACGATCGACGTCGACATCGTGGCGTACGCGGACATGGTGTCCGACGATCCGACGCTGACCCTCCCCCACCCGCGCGCCCACGAGCGGGCCTTCGTCCTCGCCCCCTGGAACGACGTGGAGCCCGAGGCGCAGTTGCCCGGTCACGGCCCCGTGGCACAGCTGCTCGCCGCGGTTCCCCGTGACGGGGTCGCGCCCCGCGCCGACCTGGAACTCCAGCTGCCCGAGTAG
- the folB gene encoding dihydroneopterin aldolase: MDRVALRGLRARGHHGVFPKEREEGQTFIVDLTLGLDTRPAAADDDLTKTVHYGIVAEEVVAVVQGEPVNLIETLAEQIAETCLKHDGVQEVEVCVHKPDAPITVPFDDVTVTIIRSRA; this comes from the coding sequence GTGGATCGTGTCGCGCTGCGCGGCCTCAGGGCCCGTGGACACCACGGTGTCTTCCCCAAGGAACGCGAAGAGGGCCAGACCTTCATCGTGGACCTCACGCTGGGCCTGGACACCCGGCCCGCCGCGGCCGACGACGACCTCACGAAGACCGTGCACTACGGCATCGTGGCGGAGGAGGTCGTGGCCGTCGTCCAGGGCGAACCGGTGAACCTCATCGAGACCCTCGCCGAGCAGATCGCCGAGACCTGCCTCAAGCACGACGGGGTCCAGGAGGTCGAGGTGTGCGTCCACAAGCCGGACGCCCCGATCACGGTCCCCTTCGACGACGTGACCGTCACCATCATCCGGAGCCGTGCATGA